From Juglans regia cultivar Chandler chromosome 6, Walnut 2.0, whole genome shotgun sequence, the proteins below share one genomic window:
- the LOC108984108 gene encoding uncharacterized protein LOC108984108: MMRNMWWRRNAFIFENIFKGPSELFLQAQETLKGFTEANSEGDGAIRGGEMQEEEVRWKGPGSSFVKVNWDASLAVEKKRKGIGIDVRDEVGEVRLSLCGSDASLCNLVVVELQALWRALKLCAELQWNKVIFEGDAVGIIHVVNRKDCCWEWHGQVVDDIKLILQNRSNWSIQYTNRKYNRVAHT; this comes from the coding sequence ATGATGAGGAATATGTGGTGGCGGAGAAATGCttttatctttgaaaatatttttaaggggCCATCTGAGCTATTTCTACAAGCCCAAGAAACTTTAAAGGGATTTACAGAAGCTAATTCAGAGGGGGATGGGGCTATCAGGGGAGGGGAAAtgcaggaagaagaagtgaggtGGAAGGGACCTGGGAGTAGTTTTGTGAAGGTGAATTGGGATGCTAGTTTAGCTGttgagaagaaaaggaaggggATAGGGATTGATGTGAGGGATGAAGTGGGGGAGGTTCGGTTGTCTCTATGTGGTTCTGATGCTAGTCTCTGTAATCTAGTTGTTGTAGAGTTACAAGCCCTATGGAGAGCTTTAAAGTTGTGTGCTGAGCTGCAGTGGAACAAAGTCATATTCGAAGGTGATGCAGTGGGTATCATTCATGTTGTAAATAGGAAGGACTGCTGCTGGGAGTGGCATGGACAAGTAGTTGATgatattaagttgattttacaaaatagatcaaattgGTCAATTCAATATACAAACAGAAAGTACAATAGAGTAGCTCATACGTAA
- the LOC108984107 gene encoding uncharacterized protein LOC108984107 has protein sequence MFKANWDAAIDKVNSRVGIGVIVRNSEGAVMASLCSSMDLVLDPLLGEAIAARRASSFCADMGLQHIILKGDSLLVVKAIQNKEDSWSDFGLVIRDIKILLSKFLSWSVLHVHREVNVIAHHLAKFALSCQEDCIMIKDCPPCIKQLL, from the coding sequence ATGTTCAAAGCCAACTGGGATGCAGCCATTGATAAAGTCAATTCAAGGGTGGGGATTGGTGTAATTGTTAGGAACTCAGAAGGAGCTGTTATGGCATCCTTATGTTCTTCGATGGACTTGGTCCTGGATCCACTTCTCGGTGAGGCCATAGCAGCTCGAAGAGCCTCTTCCTTCTGTGCAGATATGGGTCTTCAGCATATAATACTCAAAGGTGATTCCCTTTTGGTGGTGAAGGCAATCCAAAACAAGGAAGATAGTTGGAGTGATTTTGGCCTTGTCATTAGAGATATTAAGATTTTGCTTTCTAAGTTTCTCTCTTGGTCTGTCTTACATGTCCATAGGGAAGTTAATGTAATTGCACATCACTTGGCAAAGTTTGCTCTTAGCTGCCAAGAGGATTGCATAATGATTAAGGATTGTCCCCCTTGTATCAAGCAACTACTTTga